A window from Solanum stenotomum isolate F172 chromosome 5, ASM1918654v1, whole genome shotgun sequence encodes these proteins:
- the LOC125863722 gene encoding uncharacterized protein LOC125863722: MVFELLQRYKLRMNPLKCAFRVTSGKFLGFIVRHRGIEIDQAKVDAISKMPDPQNIHELKSFQGKLAYLRRFISNLAGRCQPFGHLMKKGAPFNWDQTCSDAFKSIKSYLAKPPILAALIPGKPLILYIATQETLLAQENSEDAMSIEIQPPWKMYFDGAAHCGEAGAGVVFITSQEEILPFSFTFKQCCSNNVAEYQALILGLEMAVHMKQLNLQVFGDSQLVINQLLGSYEVKKPELHPYDDYAQKLIVWLRDVTLQHVCRTENKKADALASLASTLTLLDQTQVTICKKWIVPLSNEKEYTENELEHLFTVSEATKDDWRKPIIDYMCYGILPENPRRRTDIRCRAPHFLYYKDTLYRRSFEGVLLRCLGEEEAIQALQEPHSGVCGSHQSGPKLHFHIKRMGYYWPTMVNDCLDYARRCDACQFHANFIHQSPEVLHPTIVSWPFDASGLDVVGPLPKYSGGHLYILAATDYFLKWVEAVALKEVKKENVANFIRRKSSMYHAAANGLAEAFNKTLCNLLKKVVSKSKRDWHERMEEALWAYRTTNRTPTQATPYSLAFEVEAVLPLEH; encoded by the exons ATGGTGTTTGAATTGCTCCAAAGATATAAACTAAGGATGAATCCATTGAAATGTGCCTTCAGAGTTACTTCTGGCAAGTTCCTTGGCTTTATTGTGAGACATCGAGGAATTGAAATTGATCAAGCCAAAGTTGATGCAATATCGAAGATGCCTGATCCTCAAAATATTCATGAGTTAAAAAGTTTCCAAGGAAAGCTAGCCTACTTGAGGAGGTTCATCTCAAATCTAGCGGGAAGATGCCAACCATTCGGTCATCTCATGAAGAAAGGTGCTCCTTTTAATTGGGACCAAACATGTAGCGATGCCTTTAAAAGTATCAAATCGTATCTAGCGAAACCTCCAATTTTGGCAGCCCTTATACCTGGAAAGCCATTGATACTCTACATTGCGACACAGGAAACCCTATTAGCTCAAGAGAATAGTGAAG ATGCGATGTCTATTGAAATTCAACCTCCTTGGAAAATGTACTTTGATGGGGCTGCACATTGTGGTGAAGCTGGCGCTGGTGTAGTGTTCATCACTTCACAAGAAGAGATTCTACCATTCTCCTTTACTTTTAAGCAATGTTGCTCCAATAATGTCGCTGAATACCAAGCGTTGATACTTGGACTTGAGATGGCTGTCCACATGAAACAATTAAACTTACAAGTCTTTGGTGACTCTCAGTTGGTGATCAACCAACTCTTGGGAAGTTATGAGGTGAAGAAGCCCGAATTGCATCCTTATGATGATTATGCTCAAAAGTTGATAGTATGGCTTAGAGATGTAACCCTCCAACATGTGTGTAGAACGGAAAATAAGAAAGCTGATGCATTGGCTTCCCTAGCTTCAACGCTAACCCTTCTTGATCAAACGCAAGTGACTATTTGTAAAAAATGGATAGTACCACTGTCAAATGAGAAAGAATATACAGAAAATGAGCTTGAGCATCTCTTCACCGTTTCTGAAGCCACAAAGGATGATTGGAGAAAACCCATTATTGACTACATGTGTTATGGGATACTTCCAGAAAATCCAAGGAGAAGGACTGACATTCGTTGTCGTGCACCTCACTTCCTTTACTACAAGGACACATTATATAGAAGATCATTTGAGGGTGTACTATTACGAtgtttgggagaggaagaagCAATTCAAGCTCTGCAAGAACCACACTCAGGAGTATGTGGATCACATCAATCTGGACCGAAACTCCACTTTCACATAAAGAGGATGGGGTATTATTGGCCAACCATGGTGAATGATTGCTTAGATTATGCTCGGAGGTGCGATGCTTGTCAATTTCATGCAAATTTCATACATCAGTCGCCCGAAGTATTGCACCCAACTATCGTATCTTGGCCATTTGATGCTTCGGGATTGGATGTTGTGGGACCACTACCAAAATATTCTGGTGGACACTTGTACATCTTGGCTGCGACAGATTACttcttaaaatgggttgaagCTGTCGCTcttaaagaagtgaagaaagagaATGTTGCAAATTTTATCCGA CGAAAATCTTCTATGTATCATGCTGCCGCCAATGGTCTTGCTGAAGCATTCAATAAGACTCTATGCAACCTGCTCAAGAAAGTTGTCTCCAAGTCCAAACGGGATTGGCATGAAAGAATGGAAGAAGCTTTGTGGGCATATAGGACAACAAACCGCACACCAACTCAAGCAACACCATATTCACTTGCTTTTGAAGTTGAAGCAGTCCTGCCACTCGAGCATTAA
- the LOC125864919 gene encoding coatomer subunit delta-like: MVVLAASIISKSGKALISRQFVDMSRIRIEGYLAAFPKLVGTGKQHTYVETENVRYVYQPIESLYLLLVTNKQSNILEDLETLRLLSKLVPEYSFSLDEEGVCRTAFELIFAFDEVISLGHKENVTVAQVKQYCEMESHEEKLHKLVLQSKINETKDVMKRKASEIDKSKIERNRSEKGGFMSLQSMGSGRMDTGFGSDTNLSSLGGSGSGFGASTDVDSFSTKSKGRPVASATGPPKGLGMQLGKTQRTNQFLESLKAEGEVIVEDVRPSIGQSKPAAPPPTDPVTLTVEEKIIVTLKRDGGISNFNVQGTLSLQILNQEDGLIQVQIETSVNPAIHFNTHPNINKELFSNENILGLKEPSRPFPANQSGDGVSLLRWRMQSADESILPLTINCWPSVSGNETYVNIEYETPAQTDLQNVVIFVPLPALREAPRIQQIDGEWRYDSRNSVLEWSIVLIDNSNRSGSLEFIVPAADPDVFFPISACFTASRTFSDLKVANILPLKGGSPPKFSQRTLLATENYQVV; the protein is encoded by the exons ATG GTTGTTCTAGCTGCAtccattatttctaaatcagGCAAAG CACTTATCTCGAGGCAGTTTGTTGACATGTCTCGTATAAGAATTGAAGGGTATCTTGCAGCCTTCCCCAAATTGGTTGGAACGGGAAAACAACATACCTATGTGGAGACTGAAAACGTGCGTTATGTTTATCAGCCGATAGAATCTCTATACTTGCTGCTAGTGACAAACAAACAGAGCAACATTCTcgaagatttggagacactgaGGCTGCTGTCTAAACTT GTGCCTGAATATTCTTTTTCTCTTGACGAGGAAGGAGTTTGCAGGACAGCATTTGAGCTTATCTTCGCATTTGATGAAGTAATTTCTCTCGGGCACAAGGAAAATGTTACTGTGGCACAAGTCAAGCAGTATTGTGAAATGGAGAGCCATGAAGAGAAACTGCATAAGTTAGTCTTACAAAGCAAGATTAATGAAACTAAGGATGTCATGAAGCGCAAAGCCAGTGAGATTGATAAAAGCAAG ATTGAGAGGAATAGAAGTGAGAAAGGAGGTTTCATGTCTCTGCAATCCATGGGTTCTGGAAGAATGGATACCGGCTTTGGCAGTGATACAAACTTATCTAGTTTAGGAGGCAGTGGTTCTGGATTTGGAGCAAGCACTGATGTGGATTCATTTTCCACCAAGTCCAAGG GTCGTCCAGTTGCATCTGCTACAGGCCCCCCAAAAGGTCTTGGTATGCAGCTAGGTAAAACACAAAGGACCAACCAATTTTTGGAATCCCTAAAAGCTGAGGGTGAAGTCATTGTCGAAGATGTCAGACCAAGCATTGGTCAGTCCAAGCCAGCTGCTCCACCACCAACTGATCCTGTCACCCTTACTGTTGAAGAGAAAATTATTGTAACATTAAAGCGTGATGGAGGTATCAGCAACTTTAATGTCCAGGGTACCTTATCTCTCCAAATTCTGAACCAAGAAGATGGACTTATCCAAGTTCAg ATTGAAACCAGTGTTAATCCAGCCATCCACTTCAACACACACCCAAATATCAATAAGGAGTTATTTTCTAATGAAAATATTCTAGGCCTCAAAGAGCCTAGTAGGCCTTTTCCTGCTAATCAATCTGGTGACGGAGTTAGTCTCTTGAGATGGAGAATGCAAAGTGCAGATGAGTCAATTTTACCTTTAACTA TTAACTGCTGGCCTTCAGTTTCTGGGAATGAAACCTATGTGAATATTGAGTATGAAACCCCAGCACAAACTGATCTACAGAATGTTGTGATTTTTGTACCTCTCCCAGCTCTCAGGGAGGCCCCACGTATACAGCAAATTGATGGAGAGTGGAG GTATGATTCCAGAAATTCTGTTCTGGAGTGGTCTATAGTCCTCATTGACAATTCTAATCGCAG TGGATCTCTGGAATTTATTGTTCCGGCAGCAGATCCTGATGTCTTCTTCCCAATTTCTGCCTGTTTTACTGCCTCAAGAACATTCAGTGACCTGAAG GTTGCCAACATTCTGCCTTTGAAAGGTGGGTCTCCACCCAAGTTCTCTCAAAGAACGTTGCTGGCTACCGAGAACTACCAAGTCGTGTAA